The following is a genomic window from Sinorhizobium fredii NGR234.
CGAGCTTATTTCTTATGCGCGCGACTGCGGCGCGAAGGCGCTGGTGCTGGTGCCCGTCAATGACGGCAGCGGCCAGAAGGACGGCGAGCGCCAGGCGAACCTGCGCGGAGCCCTGAGAGCCCTGAAGCCGCTGCTCGATGCAGCCGGCATCGTCGGCCTCGTGGAACCGCTCGGCTTCGAAATCTGCTCGCTGCGCTCCAAAGCGGAAGCCGCAGAAGCGATCCGGGAAATCGGCGGAGAGACCTTCCGGCTCGTCCATGACACGTTCCACCATCATCTCGCCGGCGAGGACGCCTTCTTCCCCGATCTTACCGGCCTCGTCCACATCTCCGGCGTCAGCGACGAGGCGGTTGCCGTCTCCGAGATGCGCGACCCCCATAGGATCCTGGTCGATGCCGCAGACCGGCTCGACAACGCAGCGCAGATTCGCCGGCTGCGCGCGCAAGGCTATGAGGGTCCCTTGTCGTTCGAGCCTTTCGCGCCTTCCGTCCACGCCCTCAGCGATCCGGCCAAGGCCATTCGCGACAGCATGGACTACCTGCAATCGCGCACCTGATCGCTGACGCGGATCAATGAGCGGAAATCC
Proteins encoded in this region:
- a CDS encoding TIM barrel protein — encoded protein: MTALPFALNHMAAPGLPLDAFFALAKSLGTSAVEIRNDLSGNAILDGTKPDEVKALAEEHGLTIISINALQRFNEWNEARDAEARELISYARDCGAKALVLVPVNDGSGQKDGERQANLRGALRALKPLLDAAGIVGLVEPLGFEICSLRSKAEAAEAIREIGGETFRLVHDTFHHHLAGEDAFFPDLTGLVHISGVSDEAVAVSEMRDPHRILVDAADRLDNAAQIRRLRAQGYEGPLSFEPFAPSVHALSDPAKAIRDSMDYLQSRT